A part of Paenibacillus sp. IHBB 10380 genomic DNA contains:
- the mfd gene encoding transcription-repair coupling factor gives MLQALIEAFSKDPDLKSIASGISVGMKEQLVSGLSGSARQIMMATLYEEVKRPMLIVTHNMFSAQKIAEDLQEALSPEQVLLYSANELVAAESAISSPETLAQRIDVLMKCAQGFTGIVVAPFSGVRRLLPAPEVMANAQITIQYGGALQLDSFLMGMIEMGYERVERVEGKGEMSIRGGIIDFYPMTSLLAYRVELFDDEVDSIRTFDPIDQRSIDKVNKVVITPCKEVIADHRRLEQAADAVEGLLAQQLDKMTDRQAKLRLKEEIQREIEMLREHVYFPEIYKYISLLYPERCHLFDYLPDDTILILDEPTRLLETGKQLERDESEWNMHLLQNGKMLPEMPLSVDNDDIMYERRFQTLLISIFLRQVPHTQPQNILNITSRGMQDFHGQMNVLKSEMDRWHKSGTKVMMLASGEERMERMRRVLQDYGIDEPIMLQGNLQTGFELPSIQLAVITEGEMFSQKQRKVRKLSKNIDNAERIKSYTELKVGDYVVHQNHGIGKYVGIGTLDINGIHKDYLHILYAGGDKLSVPIEQIDLIQKYVGSEDKEPKIYKLGGNDWIRVKNKVRSTVQDIADDLIKLYAERQSTTGFGFEKDTPEQQEFEEMFPYDETRDQLRAIEEIKKDMEQNRPMDRLLCGDVGYGKTEVAIRAAFKSAMEGKQVAVLVPTTILAQQHYETFRERFAGYPINIQVLSRFRSRKEQNEAIKGIKSGTVDVIIGTHRLLSQDLIFKDLGLLIVDEEQRFGVTHKEKLKKLKTNVDVLTLTATPIPRTLHMSMLGVRDLSVIETPPENRFPVQTYVVEHNYNLVREAVEREMARGGQVYYLYNRVQGIQEMASQISELVPDARVGVGHGQMNESELEKTILDFLDGEYDVLVSTSIIETGVDIPNVNTLIVHDADKMGLSQLYQLRGRVGRSNRIAYAYFTYQRDKVLTEVAEKRLQSIKEFTELGSGFKIAMRDLSIRGAGNLLGAEQHGFIASVGFDLYSQMLAEEIQKRKVTVLGESDKPQTVWNTLIDTGIDAYLPADYIYDSIQKIEIYKKVAATSSFEDISELEDELMDRFGELPEAVLNLLAVARQKVYGRMYGIESIVKRGDDIILKFHEGQEKVVDNAKLAQIGNSFERRVQFEQEATMTIRIKGKGLVEKQLMDLLEQFLEAIREPFKPKGELQDVSK, from the coding sequence TTGTTACAAGCACTTATAGAAGCTTTTTCGAAGGATCCAGATTTGAAATCGATTGCGTCGGGAATTTCGGTAGGAATGAAGGAACAGCTTGTCTCTGGACTATCTGGTTCAGCTAGGCAGATCATGATGGCCACTTTGTATGAAGAAGTCAAACGTCCGATGTTAATCGTGACCCATAATATGTTCTCTGCTCAAAAAATAGCGGAAGATTTACAGGAAGCGCTATCACCTGAGCAAGTGCTGCTCTATTCTGCGAATGAATTAGTAGCTGCTGAATCAGCGATCTCAAGTCCTGAGACACTTGCACAGCGCATTGATGTGCTAATGAAATGTGCACAAGGATTCACAGGTATTGTTGTGGCTCCCTTCTCGGGGGTACGTAGACTATTACCTGCTCCTGAAGTAATGGCAAATGCACAAATTACAATCCAGTATGGAGGCGCGTTACAACTGGATTCTTTTCTCATGGGTATGATTGAGATGGGTTATGAACGTGTAGAGCGGGTGGAAGGCAAAGGAGAAATGAGTATTCGTGGTGGGATTATCGATTTCTATCCCATGACTTCACTCCTTGCTTATCGGGTGGAATTGTTCGATGACGAGGTCGATTCCATTCGTACATTTGATCCGATAGACCAGCGTTCGATTGATAAAGTTAATAAAGTTGTGATAACACCATGTAAGGAAGTTATTGCTGATCATCGCCGTTTAGAGCAGGCTGCGGATGCAGTTGAAGGTTTGCTTGCACAGCAATTGGATAAAATGACGGATCGTCAGGCCAAGCTGCGATTGAAGGAAGAAATACAACGGGAAATAGAGATGCTACGTGAACATGTATACTTCCCAGAAATTTATAAATACATCTCTTTGCTTTACCCAGAACGATGTCATTTGTTTGATTACCTTCCGGACGATACAATTCTAATTCTTGATGAGCCTACTAGGTTGCTTGAGACAGGTAAGCAACTGGAGCGGGATGAATCTGAATGGAATATGCATTTGCTTCAGAACGGTAAGATGCTTCCGGAAATGCCATTGTCCGTTGATAACGATGACATTATGTATGAACGACGTTTTCAGACGCTACTTATTTCGATTTTTCTGCGTCAGGTTCCTCATACTCAGCCTCAAAATATATTAAATATTACGAGTCGGGGAATGCAAGATTTCCATGGTCAAATGAATGTGCTTAAATCAGAGATGGATCGTTGGCATAAATCGGGCACGAAAGTGATGATGTTAGCTAGTGGCGAAGAACGTATGGAGCGGATGCGCCGTGTTCTTCAAGATTATGGTATTGATGAGCCCATCATGTTACAAGGAAATTTACAGACCGGATTTGAATTACCATCTATTCAACTAGCTGTCATCACAGAGGGTGAGATGTTTTCTCAGAAACAGCGTAAGGTTCGTAAACTAAGCAAAAATATTGATAATGCTGAGCGTATTAAAAGTTATACGGAGCTTAAAGTTGGCGATTATGTCGTTCATCAGAATCACGGAATTGGTAAGTATGTAGGTATTGGCACGCTCGATATTAATGGCATTCACAAGGATTATTTGCATATTCTTTATGCCGGAGGAGACAAACTATCTGTTCCTATTGAGCAGATTGACCTGATCCAGAAATATGTCGGCTCAGAAGATAAAGAGCCGAAAATCTATAAGCTAGGTGGAAATGACTGGATACGTGTTAAGAATAAAGTCCGTTCAACGGTACAAGACATTGCCGATGACCTTATTAAGCTATATGCCGAACGTCAATCAACGACAGGCTTTGGATTTGAGAAGGATACGCCTGAACAGCAAGAATTTGAAGAGATGTTCCCTTATGATGAAACTCGTGATCAGTTGAGAGCGATAGAAGAGATCAAGAAGGACATGGAGCAGAATCGCCCGATGGATCGCTTATTATGTGGAGACGTGGGCTACGGTAAAACGGAAGTTGCGATTCGAGCTGCATTCAAGTCGGCCATGGAGGGTAAACAGGTAGCTGTCTTAGTTCCTACGACGATTTTGGCTCAGCAGCATTATGAGACATTCCGAGAGCGCTTTGCCGGATATCCTATCAACATTCAAGTGTTAAGTAGATTCCGCTCACGTAAAGAGCAGAATGAGGCGATCAAGGGAATCAAGTCGGGTACTGTAGATGTTATTATCGGAACCCATCGGTTGTTATCTCAGGATTTGATCTTTAAGGACCTTGGATTATTAATTGTGGATGAGGAACAACGCTTCGGGGTTACCCATAAGGAAAAGCTTAAGAAGCTGAAGACGAATGTAGACGTACTTACTTTAACGGCAACGCCAATCCCGCGTACATTGCATATGTCGATGTTGGGTGTTCGTGATCTGTCCGTTATTGAGACCCCGCCTGAGAATCGTTTTCCTGTGCAGACTTACGTGGTAGAGCATAATTATAACCTCGTACGTGAAGCTGTGGAACGCGAGATGGCACGAGGTGGGCAAGTATACTATCTATACAATCGAGTTCAGGGGATTCAAGAAATGGCTAGTCAGATTTCAGAACTTGTACCCGATGCAAGAGTGGGTGTAGGACATGGACAAATGAATGAGTCTGAGCTTGAGAAGACAATTCTGGATTTCTTAGATGGTGAATATGACGTGTTAGTAAGTACGAGTATTATTGAGACGGGTGTAGACATTCCTAACGTAAATACACTAATCGTGCATGATGCTGACAAAATGGGTCTTTCCCAGCTTTATCAGCTACGTGGTCGCGTAGGTCGGTCCAATCGGATTGCGTATGCTTATTTCACGTATCAGCGTGATAAGGTGTTGACTGAAGTCGCTGAGAAACGTCTACAGTCTATCAAAGAGTTTACAGAGCTTGGATCAGGATTCAAAATTGCTATGCGCGACCTCTCCATTCGGGGCGCGGGTAATTTACTTGGAGCAGAGCAACATGGATTTATTGCTTCTGTGGGATTCGATCTGTATTCACAAATGCTAGCTGAGGAAATTCAGAAGCGTAAAGTGACGGTGTTAGGAGAATCGGATAAGCCTCAGACCGTATGGAATACGTTGATTGATACGGGTATTGATGCTTATTTGCCTGCTGATTATATCTATGACAGTATTCAAAAGATTGAAATTTATAAAAAAGTAGCTGCGACTTCGTCTTTCGAGGATATTTCGGAACTAGAAGATGAGCTAATGGACCGTTTCGGTGAGTTGCCAGAGGCTGTCTTGAATTTACTTGCTGTAGCTAGGCAGAAGGTTTACGGTAGAATGTATGGTATCGAATCAATTGTAAAGCGTGGAGATGATATTATATTGAAGTTCCACGAAGGTCAGGAAAAGGTCGTGGATAATGCCAAACTTGCCCAGATTGGAAATTCTTTTGAAAGACGTGTACAATTTGAGCAAGAGGCAACAATGACCATACGGATTAAAGGTAAGGGACTTGTTGAAAAGCAGCTAATGGATCTTCTAGAACAATTTCTTGAAGCCATCCGAGAGCCGTTCAAACCGAAGGGAGAACTTCAAGATGTTAGCAAATAA
- a CDS encoding peptidylprolyl isomerase: MLANKKSWKVMLITLVAVLTISVLSACGDKKDVVATYKGGEITLEEYNAEKNILTFLSPQMGQLAEMEEFKTYLVNQQIAFAYLSSKASEEAKTAGKKLATEQLAEMKKQVGDDAFKKMLDEKKLTEAEVNGFLDKAMISMQDMNLKVTDADIKADYDANKQDYTLASLRHILISLTDAEGKERTKEEALKIAKDVKSQLDKGADFATLAKKYSEDPGSKEAGGLYKDTPAGTWVEAFKENALTLPLNKVSDPIETEFGYHIMKVESRVETTFDKITEKQKDTIKNKLGSEKIDEFMAKDLPGIITKVTLPESPKAATEEPTTPKDGQDSTGTKTEGKDAPTTDGTSTDTPADNTGK, encoded by the coding sequence ATGTTAGCAAATAAGAAATCATGGAAAGTAATGCTCATCACACTAGTGGCAGTATTGACGATATCTGTCCTATCCGCATGTGGTGATAAGAAGGATGTTGTAGCGACTTACAAGGGGGGAGAAATTACACTAGAGGAATACAATGCAGAGAAGAATATTCTCACATTCCTATCCCCTCAAATGGGACAGCTCGCAGAAATGGAAGAATTCAAAACGTATCTTGTGAATCAACAAATAGCTTTTGCGTATTTGAGTAGCAAAGCATCTGAGGAAGCCAAAACAGCAGGCAAGAAGCTAGCGACAGAACAGTTGGCGGAGATGAAGAAACAGGTTGGCGATGATGCGTTCAAAAAGATGCTTGACGAGAAAAAATTGACTGAAGCTGAAGTCAATGGATTTTTGGATAAAGCCATGATCTCAATGCAAGATATGAATCTTAAGGTAACGGATGCAGATATCAAAGCAGATTATGATGCAAATAAGCAAGATTATACATTAGCTTCACTGCGTCATATCTTAATCTCACTAACCGATGCTGAGGGGAAAGAACGGACGAAGGAAGAGGCTCTAAAGATCGCGAAGGATGTTAAATCCCAGTTAGATAAAGGCGCAGACTTCGCAACCCTGGCTAAGAAGTATTCCGAAGATCCGGGTTCTAAAGAAGCGGGCGGATTGTATAAGGATACACCTGCAGGTACATGGGTAGAAGCCTTCAAAGAAAACGCGTTAACGTTGCCACTGAACAAAGTTAGTGACCCGATTGAGACGGAATTTGGATATCATATTATGAAAGTGGAATCTCGTGTTGAGACAACCTTCGATAAGATTACAGAAAAGCAAAAGGACACCATTAAGAATAAACTGGGTTCGGAAAAAATTGATGAGTTCATGGCTAAAGATTTACCAGGGATTATCACAAAGGTAACCCTTCCAGAAAGTCCTAAGGCGGCAACAGAGGAACCAACCACGCCAAAAGATGGACAAGACTCTACAGGGACAAAAACGGAAGGTAAGGACGCCCCAACAACCGATGGAACGTCCACAGATACGCCTGCTGATAACACAGGAAAGTAA
- the spoVT gene encoding stage V sporulation protein T produces MKATGIVRRIDDLGRVVIPKEIRRTLRIREGDPLEIFVDRDGEVILKKYSPIGELGDFAKEYAESLYEGTGHITIISDRDTFITVAGGSKKEYLEKQIGMIVENCMDNRKTVQEITSGSYEISKDHAETLSSFVIAPIISGGDPIGSVILMNKDESVKMGVMESKMAETAASFLGKQMEQ; encoded by the coding sequence ATGAAAGCTACTGGAATTGTTCGACGTATAGATGACTTGGGTAGAGTGGTTATTCCTAAAGAGATTAGACGTACTTTGCGAATTCGTGAAGGAGATCCACTTGAAATTTTTGTTGACCGTGATGGTGAAGTTATATTGAAAAAGTACTCACCCATCGGAGAGCTTGGAGATTTCGCTAAAGAATATGCGGAATCGTTGTACGAAGGGACTGGACATATTACGATTATTTCTGACCGCGACACATTTATTACTGTCGCTGGAGGATCTAAGAAAGAATATCTGGAGAAACAAATCGGAATGATTGTTGAGAATTGTATGGATAATCGTAAAACCGTACAAGAGATCACTAGCGGAAGCTATGAAATCAGCAAAGATCATGCGGAGACCCTTTCATCTTTCGTCATTGCACCGATCATTTCGGGTGGAGATCCTATCGGATCTGTCATTCTGATGAATAAGGATGAATCTGTGAAGATGGGCGTTATGGAATCCAAAATGGCTGAGACAGCCGCCTCTTTTCTAGGTAAGCAAATGGAGCAGTAA
- a CDS encoding putative polysaccharide biosynthesis protein, which translates to MKETNAATRILHGAFILSTAAILSKLIGTLQKIPLQNMGGDEVFGIYNTVYPFYSLIITLAIAGFPVAISKFVAEDMANGNESGGRRIISLSSFVLSILGIILGVSTYVGAPLIGLWIDNSQVVPAIRYVSWALLFVPIMSALRGYFQGLQNMIPTAVSQIVEQSVRVAVMILFLLYLTSRQASSEQIAAGALFGSVAGGAAGLLVMLLYWRNHRRDKIVEGISGKGASSASLESTWSLLKRLLVYAIPVCLGSLAVPLISLVDTFTVPRLLKASGVGEAGAMIQFGIYNRGIPLVQLASMMATSLAVLFIPALAEARIRGDQRLVQSQCRLSLRWFWMLGLAASVGLAVLAEPINVMLYQDAAGTDTMRWIAFTAAGSTVSLISAALLQGIGSVKEPAVHLLAAAVAKMLLNLLLVPHFGITGAAMAGVAAHFLAAALNVALLAHRTGLRPSAGTTVFKPVVIIAGLALAAGSAQWATGAALLTLGLQGARMVATVGSFTGVVAGATAFLILAVLTKLLSEEELRMLPKIGNALALLLKKLRVLQ; encoded by the coding sequence ATGAAGGAAACAAATGCAGCCACCAGAATTTTGCATGGGGCGTTTATTCTAAGCACAGCCGCAATCCTTTCCAAGCTTATTGGAACACTACAGAAGATACCGTTACAAAACATGGGCGGAGATGAGGTATTTGGAATCTATAATACGGTCTATCCTTTCTATTCACTTATCATTACGCTTGCCATTGCTGGTTTTCCTGTGGCTATTTCTAAGTTTGTTGCAGAGGATATGGCTAATGGAAATGAGAGTGGGGGCAGACGGATTATTTCGTTATCCTCATTTGTGCTCAGTATATTGGGTATTATTCTTGGCGTTAGCACATATGTTGGGGCACCCTTAATCGGTCTGTGGATTGACAATTCGCAAGTGGTACCTGCCATTAGGTATGTATCTTGGGCGCTCTTATTCGTCCCCATCATGTCTGCGCTGAGAGGTTATTTTCAAGGGCTTCAGAATATGATTCCTACGGCCGTGTCGCAAATTGTGGAGCAGAGTGTTCGCGTAGCTGTCATGATTCTATTCCTGCTGTATTTAACTTCAAGGCAGGCTAGTTCAGAGCAGATCGCTGCAGGAGCATTATTCGGTTCCGTTGCTGGAGGAGCGGCAGGGTTGCTGGTAATGTTGCTGTACTGGCGAAACCACCGCAGAGACAAGATAGTCGAGGGTATATCTGGAAAGGGAGCTTCCTCCGCAAGCTTAGAAAGTACGTGGAGCCTATTAAAGCGATTATTAGTATACGCCATCCCTGTTTGTCTAGGTTCGCTTGCTGTTCCGCTGATTAGTCTGGTGGATACCTTTACGGTACCACGCTTGCTTAAAGCTAGTGGAGTCGGAGAAGCGGGCGCGATGATCCAGTTCGGGATTTATAACCGCGGCATTCCACTGGTACAGCTTGCATCCATGATGGCCACCTCATTGGCGGTGTTATTCATTCCTGCTCTGGCAGAAGCTCGTATTCGGGGCGACCAGAGATTGGTACAGAGCCAATGCCGATTATCCTTGCGTTGGTTCTGGATGCTCGGCCTAGCTGCATCCGTCGGACTTGCAGTATTGGCCGAGCCGATTAATGTGATGTTGTATCAAGATGCGGCAGGCACAGATACGATGCGATGGATTGCCTTTACTGCAGCTGGCAGCACAGTGAGTCTGATCTCTGCGGCGTTGCTGCAAGGAATCGGAAGCGTCAAGGAGCCAGCGGTACACCTGCTTGCAGCTGCAGTGGCGAAGATGCTACTTAACCTGCTGCTTGTGCCACATTTCGGCATTACGGGCGCAGCGATGGCTGGCGTCGCTGCGCACTTCCTGGCTGCAGCGCTTAATGTAGCACTGCTAGCTCACAGAACTGGCTTACGCCCTAGCGCAGGTACCACCGTATTTAAGCCGGTGGTGATCATTGCTGGCTTAGCTCTTGCCGCAGGCAGCGCTCAGTGGGCCACAGGAGCTGCACTTCTAACGTTAGGGCTTCAAGGTGCGAGGATGGTCGCCACGGTAGGTAGCTTCACTGGTGTAGTGGCAGGTGCAACTGCGTTCCTCATCTTGGCTGTGCTCACCAAGCTACTTAGTGAAGAGGAGCTTCGGATGCTACCTAAGATTGGCAATGCACTAGCTTTACTACTCAAGAAACTGCGTGTGCTTCAGTAG